A DNA window from Trypanosoma brucei brucei TREU927 chromosome 11 chr11_scaffold01 genomic scaffold, whole genome shotgun sequence contains the following coding sequences:
- a CDS encoding protein phosphatase 2A catalytic subunit (identical to PIR:A45640: phosphoprotein phosphatase (EC 3.1.3.16) 2A catalytic chain {Trypanosoma brucei rhodesiense}; similar to Serine/threonine protein phosphatase PP-X isozyme 2 (EC 3.1.3.16). (Swiss- Prot:P48528) (Arabidopsis thaliana)) has protein sequence MDTIDQFLETVGKGVCPRESEVMKLCNKARSILDGESNTHVIRAPCTIVGDIHAQFFDLIEMFRVGGDVPDVNYVFMGDYVDRGHHGVETFLLLLALKVKYTSRVALLRGNHESRQITQVYGFYDECLRKYGSVNVWRYCTDVFDLLPLVCVVEEKILCVHAGLSPMISTVSQMEAIERRCEVPHEGAMCDLLWSDPEEIEGWGLSPRGAGYLYGEDVVRTFLESNKLDLLCRSHQLVMEGYKVMFNDALVTVWSAPNYCYRCMNVASILELDEHLNKNFKLFEAAPDDARESSKPTVPDYFL, from the coding sequence ATGGACACGATAGACCAGTTCCTGGAAACTGTCGGGAAGGGGGTATGCCCCCGGGAATCTGAGGTTATGAAGTTGTGTAATAAGGCGCGCAGTATTCTTGATGGGGAATCAAACACGCATGTTATTCGCGCACCGTGTACGATCGTGGGTGACATTCATGCTCAATTCTTTGATCTTATTGAGATGTTTCGTGTGGGAGGTGATGTTCCTGACGTCAATTATGTATTTATGGGCGACTACGTCGATCGCGGCCACCATGGTGTGGAGACATTTCTCTTACTGCTTGCCCTTAAGGTGAAGTATACCAGTCGCGTAGCACTCCTTCGCGGCAATCACGAGTCCCGCCAAATCACCCAAGTCTACGGTTTCTACGACGAGTGCCTTCGTAAGTACGGAAGTGTAAACGTGTGGCGCTACTGCACAGATGTATTTGATCTCCTTCCTCTCGTGTGTGTTGTCGAGGAAAAGATACTGTGTGTGCACGCTGGGCTTTCGCCAATGATTTCCACTGTAAGTCAAATGGAGGCTATCGAGCGCCGGTGTGAGGTACCGCATGAAGGGGCCATGTGTGATCTCTTATGGTCAGATCCTGAGGAAATTGAAGGGTGGGGCCTAAGCCCGCGCGGCGCTGGATACCTCTACGGCGAGGATGTCGTACGTACTTTCCTTGAATCGAATAAACTGGACCTTCTGTGCCGTTCGCACCAGCTTGTGATGGAAGGTTACAAGGTAATGTTCAACGATGCGCTTGTGACTGTCTGGTCGGCGCCGAACTATTGCTATCGCTGCATGAATGTCGCCTCGATTCTAGAGTTAGACGAACACCTcaacaaaaattttaaaCTTTTTGAGGCCGCTCCGGATGATGCACGGGAGTCGTCCAAGCCTACTGTGCCGGATTATTTCTTGTAA
- a CDS encoding ABC transporter, putative (similar to ATP-binding cassette, sub-family B, member 7, mitochondrial precursor(ATP-binding cassette transporter 7) (ABC transporter 7 protein). (Swiss- Prot:O75027) (Homo sapiens)): MRRAAFCHLVHCVRVRSSSVSVLNGHHFCGIAFFCRIHGLTLPIATAVPALRTAVRAFHHPNRPMFGPSPSVGTDRKGKRNAKPTQRKDQEQWEPSKKPDIVGGSVVTDEDSNKIPIYRVMGHVLHHLWPAGKPGYRALVVASVTCVVLAKVLKVAVPFWFKTIIDVLTNSTEVGACVTTVTEALHLGVFGLVVAYGISRLLSSFTEEMKSALFAPVGCHASTTIAMELFAKLHSLDLQYHLGRETGVLSKDLDRGSRAFWSLAHALLFMVIPTAFEVVLVCTVMKSCAGTPFILTAFSAVVLYIGWTYVVSNWRAEYRARFNKGDSRVGGLTVDSLLNYETVKYFGRESYEESRLRRETADMNHQLMRLDQSMSLLNFGQHAIFVLAALVSLYLSTCGVLAGSMTVGDLVLVDALLMQLYTPLSFLGMIYRDIQASTQNMQAMIALLDVQNSVKQKANAKALELVSGTIELRDVCFAFKTGGDDRFVLRNLSLAIPGGSTVAFVGPSGSGKSTIFRLIYRFYDPLSGSVLIDGQPLTDLQIPSFRESIGVIPQDTVLFNESLRYNICYGRPDATEEEMIRAAKVACIHDSIMNMSDKYDTVVGERGLKLSGGEKQRIAIARVVLSNPPILLADEATAALDSVTEMHVMQQLRDAGGKRRTLILIAHRLTSIMSADKIFVLDGKGSLSESGTHEELLQRGGLYSELWSKQLHDAHRAEE; this comes from the coding sequence atgcggcGCGCTGCGTTCTGTCATTTGGTACATTGCGTTCGTGTGCGTTCAAGTAGTGTCTCCGTTTTGAATGGGCATCATTTTTGCGGAATCGCATTTTTTTGCCGTATCCATGGGCTGACATTGCCGATCGCAACGGCGGTTCCGGCACTGAGGACAGCCGTCCGCGCTTTTCATCATCCGAATCGACCGATGTTCGGGCCCTCTCCGTCAGTTGGCACCGACCGAAAAGGAAAGCGTAACGCCAAGCCCACGCAGCGGAAGGATCAGGAACAGTGGGAACCCTCCAAAAAGCCTGATATTGTAGGGGGTTCTGTAGTGACGGATGAGGATTCTAATAAAATACCAATTTACAGAGTGATGGGGCACGTGCTACACCATTTGTGGCCGGCTGGGAAGCCGGGGTATCGTGCACTGGTAGTTGCCAGCGTAACGTGTGTCGTCCTGGCCAAGGTGCTGAAGGTGGCAGTGCCATTTTGGTTCAAGACGATTATAGATGTGCTCACAAATAGTACTGAGGTTGGCGCTTGTGTCACAACGGTGACAGAAGCATTGCATTTGGGTGTGTTCGGTCTGGTAGTTGCGTATGGCATCAGTAGGTTGTTAAGCTCTTTCACTGAGGAAATGAAGTCTGCTTTGTTCGCTCCCGTTGGCTGTCATGCATCAACAACGATTGCAATGGAACTCTTCGCAAAATTACACTCCCTTGACTTACAGTACCATCTTGGTCGGGAGACGGGTGTTCTAAGCAAGGATCTTGATCGCGGCAGCCGTGCGTTTTGGTCCCTTGCGCATGCGCTTTTGTTTATGGTGATTCCCACAGCATTTGAAGTGGTGTTGGTTTGCACAGTCATGAAGAGTTGTGCGGGAACCCCTTTTATCTTAACAGCATTTTCTGCGGTTGTGTTGTACATTGGGTGGACATACGTTGTATCTAATTGGCGTGCTGAGTACCGGGCGCGCTTCAACAAGGGAGACAGCCGCGTAGGAGGGCTAACCGTGGACTCCCTTCTTAATTACGAAACGGTAAAGTACTTCGGCCGCGAAAGTTATGAGGAGTCGCGCCTTCGGCGCGAGACGGCGGACATGAATCATCAGCTCATGCGGCTGGATCAGTCTATGTCGCTCTTGAATTTTGGTCAGCATGCGATATTTGTCTTAGCTGCTCTGGTCTCATTGTACCTTTCCACATGTGGTGTGCTCGCGGGTTCGATGACTGTGGGCGATTTGGTATTGGTGGACGCCTTGCTCATGCAACTTTATACTCCGCTAAGTTTCCTGGGTATGATTTACAGAGATATACAGGCATCTACACAGAATATGCAAGCAATGATCGCCCTCCTCGACGTGCAAAACAGTGTGAAGCAGAAGGCAAATGCGAAGGCGCTAGAGTTAGTAAGTGGTACCATTGAGTTGCGAGACGTGTGTTTCGCTTTCAAAACCGGCGGCGATGATCGATTCGTCTTGCGTAACCTCTCACTTGCCATACCTGGTGGAAGCACTGTTGCCTTCGTCGGCCCCTCCGGAAGTGGAAAAAGTACTATTTTCCGCTTGATTTATCGTTTCTACGACCCGCTTTCGGGGTCCGTTCTCATCGACGGGCAGCCATTGACGGATTTGCAAATACCGAGCTTTCGTGAGTCTATCGGTGTAATACCGCAAGATACGGTACTTTTTAATGAATCATTGCGGTACAACATCTGTTATGGCAGGCCGGACGCTACGGAGGAGGAGATGATAAGGGCCGCAAAGGTGGCTTGTATACATGACAGCATAATGAACATGAGTGATAAATACGATACGGTTGTGGGGGAACGGGGGCTAAAACTTTCCGGTGGTGAGAAGCAACGGATAGCTATCGCGCGTGTTGTTCTCAGCAATCCGCCAATCCTACTGGCAGACGAGGCTACTGCGGCTCTGGACAGCGTAACGGAAATGCATGTGATGCAGCAACTGCGTGACGCTGGTGGGAAGAGACGCACCCTCATACTTATAGCACATCGGCTCACAAGCATCATGAGTGCTGACAAAATTTTCGTGCTTGACGGGAAAGGGTCCCTGAGTGAGAGCGGCACCCACGAGGAGCTGCTACAGAGAGGCGGTTTGTATAGCGAGCTTTGGTCTAAGCAACTCCATGATGCACATCGTGCTGAGGAGTAG
- a CDS encoding chaperone protein DnaJ: MGSDVFELIGNTALYEVLGVPRTATDAEIRRAYYKLAVVYHPDKNPEGVEVFKEVSFAHSILSDPTQREMYDNQRLRTHIEGQARKYDPMMDPNVELSAEELRLFVERKRKEDEEKMRNRSEFEKQREEEMRRRAEYDAQNPDFKAEYERMRARAKEEGSQRASAASAMRHLTTAELMQRLEMKQQEATNSGIGRVRSGDPGKSGANPSSGLSSIKRSMLNDFRTRHDSAPPTAESMQLRAQPPAQSSRLDFVGKQNEKSYTCEMEKLIGKYSNFNYRDFVEKGIVDGDGVMEAAILADALGNYDRSR; the protein is encoded by the coding sequence ATGGGGTCAGATGTGTTTGAGCTGATTGGCAATACCGCCCTTTACGAGGTGCTCGGTGTCCCGAGGACCGCAACAGACGCAGAAATCCGCCGTGCGTACTACAAGCTTGCGGTTGTATACCACCCCGATAAGAATCCTGAGGGTGTAGAGGTCTTCAAGGAGGTCAGCTTCGCGCACAGCATACTTTCCGATCCCACGCAGCGTGAAATGTATGATAACCAGCGCCTTCGCACCCACATTGAGGGACAGGCGCGGAAATATGATCCGATGATGGATCCCAATGTCGAGCTGTCAGCGGAGGAGCTCCGCCTGTTTGTGGAGCGGAAGCGCAAGGAGGATGAAGAGAAGATGAGGAACCGGAGTGAATTCGAGAAACAGCGTGAGGAGGAGATGCGCCGCCGAGCTGAGTATGACGCTCAAAATCCTGACTTTAAGGCCGAGTACGAGCGAATGCGTGCTCGTGCAAAGGAAGAGGGGTCTCAGCGTGCGTCTGCTGCGTCAGCCATGCGCCATTTAACCACTGCAGAGTTGATGCAACGCCTAGAAATGAAGCAGCAGGAGGCAACGAATTCTGGTATTGGCCGCGTGAGGAGCGGGGACCCCGGCAAGAGCGGAGCAAATCCCAGTTCGGGTTTGTCATCAATAAAACGAAGCATGTTGAACGATTTCCGTACACGCCACGACAGCGCCCCACCGACTGCGGAGAGCATGCAGTTGAGAGCACAGCCCCCCGCTCAGAGTAGTCGACTGGACTTTGTAGGGAAGCAGAATGAAAAATCGTATACATGTGAGATGGAGAAACTCATTGGGAAGTATTCGAACTTTAACTATAGAGACTTTGTTGAGAAGGGGATCGTCGATGGCGATGGTGTTATGGAAGCTGCCATCTTAGCCGACGCCCTGGGAAACTATGACCGAAGTAGATAG